The proteins below come from a single Gammaproteobacteria bacterium genomic window:
- a CDS encoding MFS transporter — MRLTTGQKETRSVTYLVAAQLLIFQSSLGQYVTPIYFGALARQLGYSNQQLAAIGTTEAAASIFVVIAIALFIGRLDMRKLCLVAAGMLTAATLACALTTDPAVLLILRALVGASATVISSAGMVYVAATAIPVRWFGVQMTLTTLLTMAGLAGMPIIERQFGLPGFYVTLVLLAPATFWAAFVLPAHPKPASEALKGDSSLAASAGWRNPAAIIGLLAILAYAAYIYPMYNFSDRIGTAIGLAPVYIGFVLSATTPIGVVGSLLATTLGNRFGAVRPIAASAVLAGIGYMYFHFSTDVVGFWVAISVMSFIWNFAQPYLVSTVGRADPDGRFVFLNGLAFEGGRILTTFVFAASLSAIGPAGPALLGTVLMTLSAMLIYVAVRFIRTGTAQGVESPRQAH, encoded by the coding sequence ATGCGGCTCACCACAGGTCAGAAGGAAACGCGCAGCGTCACCTACCTGGTTGCCGCGCAGCTGCTGATCTTCCAATCGTCGCTGGGTCAATACGTAACGCCCATCTACTTCGGCGCCCTCGCGCGGCAACTGGGTTACTCAAACCAGCAGCTCGCGGCGATCGGCACCACGGAGGCAGCCGCCTCCATCTTCGTGGTCATCGCGATTGCCCTGTTCATCGGCCGCCTGGACATGCGCAAGTTATGCCTGGTTGCCGCCGGCATGCTGACGGCGGCCACGCTGGCCTGCGCGCTCACCACGGACCCCGCGGTGCTGCTGATCCTTCGCGCACTGGTCGGCGCCTCGGCGACCGTCATATCCAGCGCGGGGATGGTTTACGTCGCCGCCACGGCCATCCCGGTGCGATGGTTCGGCGTGCAGATGACGCTGACCACGCTTCTGACGATGGCGGGCCTGGCCGGCATGCCGATCATCGAGCGTCAGTTCGGACTGCCCGGCTTCTACGTCACGCTGGTATTGCTCGCTCCGGCCACTTTCTGGGCGGCGTTCGTGCTGCCTGCGCACCCAAAGCCGGCCAGCGAAGCGCTCAAGGGCGATTCTTCACTGGCCGCGTCGGCCGGCTGGCGGAATCCGGCCGCCATTATCGGGTTGCTGGCCATCCTGGCCTACGCGGCATACATCTACCCGATGTACAACTTTTCCGATCGTATCGGCACGGCCATCGGACTGGCGCCGGTATACATCGGGTTCGTCCTGTCCGCGACGACGCCGATCGGCGTCGTCGGCTCGCTGCTGGCCACGACGCTCGGCAACCGGTTCGGCGCGGTGCGGCCGATTGCCGCCAGTGCGGTGCTGGCGGGGATCGGATACATGTACTTCCATTTCTCGACGGACGTGGTGGGTTTCTGGGTTGCGATTTCCGTCATGAGTTTCATCTGGAACTTCGCTCAGCCGTATCTTGTTTCAACCGTCGGCCGGGCGGACCCGGATGGCCGGTTTGTCTTTCTGAACGGTCTGGCTTTCGAGGGAGGCAGGATCCTCACGACATTTGTCTTCGCGGCATCGCTGAGCGCTATCGGTCCGGCCGGCCCGGCTTTGCTGGGGACTGTCTTGATGACGCTTTCGGCCATGCTGATATACGTTGCAGTGAGGTTCATACGAACAGGCACGGCGCAGGGAGTGGAGTCGCCGCGGCAAGCGCACTGA
- a CDS encoding GntR family transcriptional regulator — protein sequence MAETKAGPRRARRPRGTGASHVYEKLRESILSLKLAPGTLLDESELAVRFKLSRSPVREALIRLSAEGLVKTLPNHSSIVAPFDVGSAPSFLDALELIYRVTCRLAAIHILDEELEKIEVIEERLDKARKARQFSRQIALNRKFHVAIAEAAGNEYLTRWLKQMLDEGQRLMRLSVYFEGERTPRSALLPHIEIIEALRARDPDRAEAAGMRDAAYLRDELLKEFTSRFLSKVDLRAD from the coding sequence ATGGCTGAAACAAAAGCTGGACCCCGGCGCGCGAGGCGCCCAAGAGGCACGGGCGCGAGTCACGTGTACGAGAAATTGCGCGAATCCATCCTCAGTCTCAAGCTGGCGCCGGGGACCTTGCTCGACGAAAGCGAGCTTGCCGTGCGCTTCAAGCTTTCCCGGTCGCCGGTCCGCGAGGCGCTGATTCGCCTGTCCGCCGAAGGCCTGGTCAAGACGCTGCCGAATCACAGTTCGATCGTGGCCCCCTTCGATGTCGGTTCGGCCCCGTCTTTTCTGGACGCGCTCGAGCTGATCTATCGCGTTACCTGCCGGCTGGCGGCAATCCACATCCTGGACGAGGAACTGGAGAAGATCGAGGTTATCGAAGAGAGACTCGACAAGGCGCGCAAGGCGCGCCAGTTCAGCAGGCAGATTGCATTGAATCGCAAGTTTCATGTCGCCATTGCCGAGGCCGCCGGCAACGAGTACCTCACTCGCTGGCTGAAGCAGATGCTCGACGAAGGGCAGCGTCTGATGCGCTTGAGCGTTTATTTCGAAGGAGAGAGGACGCCCCGTTCGGCCCTGTTGCCGCACATTGAAATCATTGAAGCCCTGCGGGCGCGGGACCCCGATCGGGCCGAGGCCGCCGGAATGCGCGATGCGGCGTATCTCCGGGACGAACTGCTCAAGGAATTCACCAGCAGGTTCCTGTCAAAGGTCGATCTGAGGGCCGATTGA
- a CDS encoding FAD-dependent oxidoreductase has product MAMPCQRLATTNSRPGRSPGGICRMQARPGRQAMLPDEIDVLVLGSGAAGLSAALSARDRGLSVAVVERSVVYGGATAYSEGMVWAPLSRQALDAGVPDTTESALAYLKAAASSYFDPTRARAFVENAPRALAFLEEQSGISYELTTTSMDYHQHLPGASRGARALSPRPINGRILGARLADLRCPLPTTMLFGGMSVAGNDLASYFALRRSPAAWLRVGGLILRYLLDRLLGHPRGLRLTGGNALVAALLAAADQRGIVLRKGREVVRLIRTNGRVSGALVAGKAGKQHRIRVRCGIVLACGGYTANVSLREQRYAHVQRGVRHVSLVPSGNGSGHVLARDVGAKISEKCSQPAAWTPVSLVPQPDGSRVGFPHFLERGKPGVIVVGRDGRRFCNEAHCYHRFVIELVGEGGPPEGKAWVVADHRALRRYGLGVAPPFPGRLAPHLHSGYLVRANSLSGLAEKLGMDAGSLESTVERFNGFAENGRDLDFGRGDDPYSRAAGDTAQSPNPSLGPLEKAPYYAVRLYPGDLGAFAGLATDASARVLDDEGRPIPGLYAAGSETLTVTGGDYGAAGLGIGPAITTGFIAGRTIKAQNRETRQVADHG; this is encoded by the coding sequence ATGGCAATGCCCTGTCAGCGGTTAGCGACGACGAACTCAAGGCCCGGGCGGAGTCCTGGTGGCATATGCCGGATGCAGGCCCGTCCGGGGAGACAAGCGATGTTGCCCGATGAGATCGACGTGCTCGTGCTCGGGTCCGGCGCCGCGGGACTGTCCGCCGCATTGTCCGCCCGCGATCGGGGTCTTTCTGTAGCCGTGGTGGAGAGGTCCGTGGTTTACGGCGGTGCGACCGCCTATTCGGAGGGCATGGTATGGGCCCCGCTCAGCCGTCAGGCGCTGGATGCGGGCGTGCCGGACACGACCGAATCCGCATTGGCGTACCTGAAGGCGGCTGCGTCGTCGTATTTCGATCCAACGCGGGCTCGCGCATTCGTGGAAAACGCCCCGCGTGCGCTTGCGTTCCTCGAAGAGCAGTCGGGGATTTCGTACGAGCTCACGACAACTTCCATGGATTACCACCAGCATCTGCCGGGCGCTTCCCGGGGGGCGCGCGCCCTGAGTCCGCGGCCCATCAACGGCCGCATTCTTGGAGCGAGGCTTGCCGACTTGCGCTGCCCGTTGCCGACAACGATGTTGTTCGGCGGCATGTCGGTTGCGGGCAACGATCTCGCCAGCTACTTCGCGCTACGGCGCTCCCCTGCCGCATGGCTCAGGGTCGGCGGCCTGATCTTGCGTTACCTGCTGGATCGACTGCTGGGCCATCCAAGGGGGCTGCGGCTGACCGGCGGCAACGCCCTGGTCGCAGCGCTGCTGGCCGCGGCGGACCAGCGCGGCATAGTCCTGCGCAAGGGCAGGGAAGTAGTGAGACTCATCCGGACGAACGGTCGGGTCAGCGGCGCACTTGTCGCCGGCAAGGCCGGTAAGCAGCATCGGATTCGCGTGCGTTGCGGCATCGTTCTGGCCTGCGGCGGATACACGGCAAACGTTTCACTCAGAGAACAGCGCTATGCACACGTGCAACGGGGGGTTCGTCACGTTTCACTGGTGCCGTCCGGGAACGGCAGCGGTCATGTCCTGGCGCGCGACGTGGGCGCGAAGATTTCGGAAAAGTGCTCCCAGCCTGCCGCCTGGACGCCGGTTTCGCTTGTGCCCCAGCCTGACGGATCCAGGGTAGGCTTTCCGCATTTCCTGGAGCGCGGCAAGCCCGGAGTCATCGTGGTCGGTCGTGACGGACGGCGTTTCTGCAACGAAGCCCATTGCTATCACCGCTTCGTAATCGAACTGGTCGGAGAGGGCGGTCCACCGGAAGGCAAGGCATGGGTCGTCGCGGATCACCGGGCCTTGCGCCGCTACGGCCTCGGCGTAGCGCCGCCGTTCCCGGGGCGGCTGGCGCCTCATCTGCATTCCGGGTACCTGGTGCGCGCGAATTCGCTTTCCGGGCTGGCCGAAAAACTGGGCATGGACGCGGGGAGCCTGGAATCCACGGTAGAGCGATTTAACGGTTTCGCGGAGAACGGCCGGGACCTGGACTTCGGGCGCGGAGACGATCCGTACTCGCGCGCAGCCGGCGACACGGCCCAATCGCCGAATCCATCGCTCGGACCCTTGGAAAAGGCACCGTATTATGCAGTTCGGCTGTACCCGGGCGACCTGGGCGCGTTTGCCGGCCTGGCTACCGATGCGTCCGCTAGAGTGCTGGATGATGAGGGCAGGCCCATACCGGGTCTGTACGCCGCCGGCAGCGAGACACTGACGGTTACCGGAGGCGATTACGGGGCCGCCGGCCTCGGCATCGGGCCCGCGATCACGACGGGCTTTATTGCGGGCCGGACGATAAAGGCCCAGAATCGGGAAACAAGGCAGGTTGCTGACCATGGCTGA
- a CDS encoding acetolactate synthase codes for MTGGEATVAALLRHGLGTVYGLPGIQNDWLYNALYDARDKVRVLHTRHEQGAAFMALGAALSTGRPSVCAVVPGPGLFNAGAALATAFALNAPVLFLCGQIPRNAIGKGLGALHEIPDQLAILEQLTKFAKRATRPADIPILVAEALTAMCSGRPRPAAVEIPMDVLAEREQVGEIPGLPEPNRPPLDAEAVESAARLLGQTQNPMIFVGNGAQGSSELVGRLAETLEAPVVGYRTGRGVLDSRHYLSCTLPEARPLWQRCDAVLALGTSVRGPLKGWGESKQRKLVRIDVDPDVHWRHMTPDVSIVATLEHALPALLERLAAHNRDRSSREEEMERIHADWRERSKTLAPQIAWLEAIRHALGEDGIFVDELTQVGFASRIVMPVYKPRTFISTGYMGTLGYGFPTALGVKSARPEALVVSVTGDGGFMFAVAELATAVQHEIGLVTVLFNNNQYGNVQQMQRSLYGGRVIASDLVNPDFEQLVTSFGANYSRAESPDELVKSLESGFGSSLPTVIEVPVGDMPSVDAFR; via the coding sequence ATGACAGGCGGCGAGGCCACGGTTGCCGCATTGCTCAGACACGGCCTGGGCACGGTCTACGGCCTGCCCGGCATCCAGAATGATTGGTTGTACAACGCCCTCTACGACGCTCGCGACAAGGTCCGCGTTCTGCATACCCGCCACGAGCAGGGCGCCGCTTTCATGGCGCTCGGGGCGGCCCTTTCGACCGGGAGGCCGTCGGTCTGCGCCGTCGTGCCGGGACCCGGCCTTTTCAACGCGGGGGCCGCGCTTGCCACGGCCTTTGCGCTCAACGCGCCGGTGCTGTTCCTGTGCGGCCAGATACCCCGAAACGCCATCGGCAAGGGGTTGGGCGCATTGCATGAAATACCGGACCAGCTTGCGATTCTGGAGCAGCTAACGAAGTTTGCGAAGCGCGCCACGCGCCCGGCAGATATCCCCATCCTGGTCGCGGAAGCGTTGACGGCCATGTGCAGCGGACGCCCGCGGCCGGCGGCCGTTGAGATACCCATGGATGTCCTGGCGGAACGCGAGCAGGTCGGAGAAATTCCCGGCCTTCCCGAACCGAATCGGCCGCCGCTGGACGCGGAGGCCGTCGAATCGGCCGCCAGGCTCCTGGGGCAAACGCAAAACCCGATGATTTTCGTCGGCAACGGAGCGCAGGGATCCTCGGAGCTGGTGGGTCGGCTGGCGGAAACCCTTGAAGCGCCGGTCGTGGGCTACCGCACCGGCCGCGGCGTGCTGGACAGCCGCCATTACCTGAGCTGCACTCTGCCCGAAGCCAGGCCATTGTGGCAGCGCTGTGACGCCGTACTGGCGCTGGGCACTTCGGTGCGCGGGCCGCTCAAGGGCTGGGGGGAGAGCAAGCAGAGGAAACTGGTCCGCATCGACGTCGATCCGGATGTGCATTGGCGCCACATGACGCCTGACGTATCTATTGTCGCGACGCTGGAGCATGCCCTGCCGGCGCTGCTGGAGCGCCTTGCCGCGCACAATCGGGACCGCAGCTCCCGCGAGGAAGAGATGGAGCGTATCCATGCGGATTGGCGCGAGCGCAGCAAGACGCTGGCTCCGCAGATCGCCTGGCTTGAGGCGATCCGCCATGCGCTGGGAGAGGACGGCATATTCGTCGATGAGTTGACCCAGGTGGGATTTGCGAGCCGCATCGTCATGCCGGTCTACAAGCCGCGCACGTTCATTTCAACGGGCTACATGGGCACCCTGGGGTACGGTTTTCCCACGGCCCTGGGGGTCAAGTCCGCCCGGCCCGAGGCGCTCGTCGTGTCAGTCACGGGCGACGGCGGCTTCATGTTCGCCGTTGCCGAACTCGCCACGGCGGTGCAACATGAAATCGGACTGGTCACCGTGCTGTTCAACAACAACCAGTACGGCAACGTGCAGCAGATGCAGCGCAGCCTCTATGGCGGCCGCGTCATCGCTTCGGACCTGGTCAACCCGGACTTTGAACAGCTCGTGACGTCCTTCGGGGCAAACTACTCGCGCGCGGAGTCGCCCGATGAACTCGTCAAGAGCCTCGAATCCGGTTTCGGCAGTTCCCTGCCGACGGTAATCGAGGTTCCCGTGGGCGACATGCCCAGCGTCGACGCGTTCCGGTAG
- a CDS encoding aldehyde dehydrogenase family protein gives MRISANGAPADTILKRASMTFWGGRWRDSGGSSRIPVLNPATGSILAESVESSPEQIRAAVHAAAAARGVWNGSSPSERAELLNVIADALEERAEELALLVTDEVGTPIAESRRMQLPTAVHTFRSTAAAIEDLSFREMLGTSVIEHCPIGVVAAITPWNYPLYLAACKLAPAIAAGCPIVIKPSETAPLAVTVLADLCHAAGVPEGSLGLVQGSGETVGKALVEAAGVDMISFTGSTRTGARIAAQAGRLVRPVALELGGKSAAVVLDEALLESAVRQTVAKCFQNAGQTCAALSRLLVPAHLKARTEELAVAFAGEYAAGDPRDPQTTLGPLASKAQLRKVRRFVRRADEEGARVLCGGWDLPAGVGKGYFARATVISDVSPDMEVAREEIFGPVLSILAFDDESEALAIANGTEFGLSGAVWAADVGRAMRFARWMRVGSLSINGAPTNADAPFGGFGASGFGRERGRAGIEEYLATRAIHSVANG, from the coding sequence ATGAGAATCAGCGCGAACGGCGCGCCCGCAGATACTATCCTGAAGCGCGCCTCAATGACATTCTGGGGTGGACGCTGGCGCGACTCGGGCGGAAGCAGCCGTATTCCGGTCCTGAATCCCGCCACCGGGTCGATTCTTGCCGAATCCGTGGAGTCATCGCCGGAACAGATCCGGGCCGCCGTTCACGCCGCGGCCGCTGCGCGCGGAGTGTGGAACGGCTCGAGCCCCTCCGAACGCGCCGAACTGCTGAACGTCATCGCCGACGCGCTGGAAGAACGCGCAGAGGAACTTGCGCTGCTGGTGACCGATGAAGTCGGGACGCCGATCGCGGAGTCGCGTCGGATGCAGTTGCCTACCGCGGTGCACACCTTTCGCAGCACGGCGGCGGCAATTGAGGACCTCAGCTTCCGGGAAATGCTGGGCACTTCCGTCATCGAACATTGCCCAATCGGCGTGGTGGCGGCGATAACGCCCTGGAACTATCCCCTTTACCTTGCCGCCTGCAAGCTGGCGCCGGCGATTGCGGCCGGCTGTCCCATCGTTATCAAGCCCAGCGAAACCGCCCCGCTCGCCGTGACGGTACTGGCCGATCTTTGCCACGCAGCAGGGGTGCCGGAAGGCTCCCTGGGACTGGTGCAGGGCAGCGGGGAGACCGTCGGCAAGGCGCTGGTCGAGGCCGCCGGCGTCGACATGATCTCCTTTACAGGGTCGACCCGGACAGGCGCGCGCATTGCGGCGCAAGCCGGCCGGCTTGTCAGGCCGGTGGCGCTGGAATTGGGCGGCAAGTCGGCGGCCGTGGTACTGGACGAGGCGCTTCTCGAGAGCGCCGTGCGGCAGACCGTCGCGAAGTGCTTTCAGAACGCCGGTCAGACCTGCGCGGCGCTTTCGCGTTTGCTGGTTCCCGCTCATCTCAAGGCCCGGACAGAAGAACTCGCCGTAGCTTTCGCCGGCGAGTATGCAGCCGGCGATCCCCGCGACCCCCAAACTACGCTGGGACCGCTCGCCAGCAAGGCGCAGCTTCGCAAAGTCAGAAGATTTGTCCGCCGCGCCGATGAGGAAGGCGCGCGCGTGCTGTGTGGCGGTTGGGACCTGCCGGCCGGCGTCGGGAAGGGGTATTTTGCGCGGGCGACCGTGATTTCCGACGTCAGCCCTGACATGGAAGTGGCCCGGGAGGAGATTTTTGGGCCCGTGCTCTCGATACTTGCCTTCGATGACGAGAGCGAGGCCCTGGCGATAGCCAACGGCACGGAGTTCGGACTGTCCGGGGCGGTATGGGCGGCCGATGTCGGTCGCGCGATGCGCTTTGCCCGGTGGATGCGCGTAGGGAGCTTGTCGATCAACGGCGCGCCGACCAACGCGGACGCGCCGTTCGGAGGCTTCGGCGCATCGGGATTCGGCCGGGAGCGTGGCCGCGCAGGGATCGAAGAGTACCTCGCCACACGGGCGATACACAGTGTCGCGAATGGCTGA
- a CDS encoding SDR family oxidoreductase yields the protein MALYSVVSGDQSSPPRRIIITGASSGIGQATARRLSDGDTIIVNLDLADGAGTAEQCKGRFHTVIADMGDANSVSEGFREADRLLEGEAPDLLVCCAALSRASRFLEAPLKDLDLMLKVNVRGTFLCCQEAGRRMAAKRSGKIVVITSLCAAQGWALESIYCVTKGAQQSIVQSAAVELAPMGILVNAVAPGIIENTGDSMAKTRTDPDVFRHEMERTPAGRCGTPAEVADAVHFLANATWMTGQTLFLDGGFMATGLAYIGKTRESLEEDGAGRAES from the coding sequence ATGGCATTATATTCCGTCGTGAGCGGCGACCAGTCTTCACCTCCCAGGCGAATCATCATTACGGGCGCCTCCAGCGGAATCGGCCAGGCTACCGCCCGGCGGCTGTCGGACGGCGACACCATCATCGTGAATCTGGATCTTGCGGACGGCGCCGGCACGGCCGAACAATGCAAGGGGCGATTCCATACCGTAATCGCCGACATGGGCGATGCGAACAGCGTTTCCGAGGGCTTCCGCGAGGCCGACCGACTGCTTGAGGGGGAAGCGCCCGACCTCCTGGTCTGTTGCGCGGCCCTGAGCCGCGCATCGCGCTTTCTCGAGGCACCGCTGAAAGACCTGGACCTGATGCTGAAGGTCAACGTTCGCGGCACCTTCCTGTGCTGCCAGGAGGCGGGACGCCGGATGGCGGCAAAGCGTTCCGGCAAGATCGTCGTCATCACTTCGCTGTGCGCCGCGCAGGGCTGGGCACTGGAATCGATCTATTGCGTCACCAAGGGCGCACAGCAGTCAATCGTTCAGAGCGCCGCAGTCGAACTCGCCCCCATGGGCATACTCGTCAACGCGGTCGCTCCCGGAATCATCGAAAACACAGGCGATTCCATGGCCAAGACCCGCACGGACCCGGACGTTTTCAGGCACGAAATGGAACGCACGCCGGCCGGACGATGCGGAACGCCGGCCGAAGTGGCGGACGCCGTGCATTTCCTGGCCAACGCGACATGGATGACGGGCCAAACGCTGTTTCTCGACGGGGGATTCATGGCCACCGGCCTGGCGTACATCGGCAAGACCCGCGAAAGCCTGGAAGAGGATGGGGCGGGCCGCGCGGAGAGTTGA